The DNA region GTTCCTAAATTGACAAATGGAGGCAGTAATTCGTTGATTTTTGAATTCAATAAATAATTCAACTGACGTTCTGCCAACATCGTTAATTTTGTAATAACAATTTTCAGTTTATCCATTTCAAGCGAAATATAATCGCCGTGGAAGTTTCCTCCGTGATAAACGTGCTTGTTTTTTACATCTATAATAGGATTGTCGTTTGCCGAGTTAAATTCGTCTTCTAAAATAGAAGCAACATTGTTTATGGTTTCTAAAACCGGACCTAAAATTTGAGGTACACAACGTAACGAATAATATTCCTGAACTTTTTCTTTAAAGATTTCTTCGGTATTTTCTCCTGAATATAAATGATCTTCTCTTTTACGGATCAAAGTACTGTCAGAAAGGTTTTTTCTCATTCTTAAAGCTACTTCCTGTTGTCCTTTATGACGTTTGGTTTGGTTTAATTCTTCAGAAAAATGATCGTCATAAGCCTGAACCAATTCGTTTATGGCGCAAGAACATTTTAACGACCAATCTAATAATTTATTAGCATGATGAACATTTACAACTCCAATTCCGGTCATTACAGAAGTACCGTTTATTAAAGCCAGACCTTCTCTAATTTCTACCTGAATAGGTTTTAAACCTTCAATTTCAAAAACCTCCTGAGTTGGTCTTCTGTCTCCTTTATAAAAAACTTCGCCTTCGCCAATTAAAACCAGAGCCAAGTGCGATAATTGTACTAAATCTCCGCTTGCACCAACGCCACCGTGCTCAAAAATAAGAGGTGTAATATCTTTGTTGATTAATTCTGCCATTAAGTGAATTACTGAAGGATGAACTCCTGAATTTCCTAATGACAAGGTGTTTAAACGAGCCAAAATTGCGGCTTTTGCACAAACCGGGCTTAAAGGTTTTCCGGTTCCCGAAGAGTGACTTCTGATTAAATTGTATTGTAACTGGATTTGATCAGATTCTTTAATTCTATACTGGGCCATTGGACCAAAGCCTGTATTTACACCGTATATAATTTTATTTCCAGAAAATTCTTTCAGGAAATTAAAGCTTTCATTTACTCGATTTAGGACTACATCGCTGATTGTAACTTTGTTATTCCCAAAAATAATAGATTCGAATTCTCCTAAACTTAAATATTCATTAATTGTGTTCATTAAATCGTTTTTTGTTGCGCTAATTTAATTTTATTTATCAAAATAAATGTAGTTATTTTGATGATGGCAAATGTAAGTTAATAATTAATAACATTCTTATTATGATAAAGGAGTTTGTAGATGTTTTAGTGATAGGTGCGGGACCGTCAGGATGTGTTTCGGCATCACATCTTCATAACAATAATGTT from uncultured Flavobacterium sp. includes:
- a CDS encoding aromatic amino acid ammonia-lyase, whose amino-acid sequence is MNTINEYLSLGEFESIIFGNNKVTISDVVLNRVNESFNFLKEFSGNKIIYGVNTGFGPMAQYRIKESDQIQLQYNLIRSHSSGTGKPLSPVCAKAAILARLNTLSLGNSGVHPSVIHLMAELINKDITPLIFEHGGVGASGDLVQLSHLALVLIGEGEVFYKGDRRPTQEVFEIEGLKPIQVEIREGLALINGTSVMTGIGVVNVHHANKLLDWSLKCSCAINELVQAYDDHFSEELNQTKRHKGQQEVALRMRKNLSDSTLIRKREDHLYSGENTEEIFKEKVQEYYSLRCVPQILGPVLETINNVASILEDEFNSANDNPIIDVKNKHVYHGGNFHGDYISLEMDKLKIVITKLTMLAERQLNYLLNSKINELLPPFVNLGTLGFNFGMQGVQFTATSTTAESQMLSNPMYVHSIPNNNDNQDIVSMGTNAAVITSKVIENSFEVLAIEMITIVQAIDYLEQKNKISSVTREWYDDIRNIIPKFSEDQVMYPFVQKVKDYLINS